CAATGGATAACGAAATACCCCAGCCAGAGGCGGAGAGCTCCCCCGCGGTTCTTCCGGCCGAACTCAAGTTCATCCTGGAAGCATTGCTCTTTTCCGCCCAAAAGCCACTCAGCCTGAAGGAAATCCGGGACGCCCTGGCAGGTGCCGTGGAACACGCGGAAGGCGATGCGCGCGCCGCCGCATTCAAGAAAGTCAGGGAACCAGAAATGATTGCCACGCTCGAGGAACTGGCGAGGGACCACGACGCGGCGGCTAGAAGCTATCGTCTTGCATGCATCGCGGGATCCTGGCAGTTCGTAACGCTGCCGGATTATGCGCCGTGGCTGAAGGCGTTGGTCGGGGTAAAGGCACGCCCTCCTCGACTCTCCCAGGCCGCGCTTGAGACGATGGCGATCATTGCCTACCGGCAGCCGATCACCCGCGCGGAAGTGGAGCAGATTCGCGGCGTAAGTGTGGACGGCACAATGCAAACCTTGATTGAGCGCGGGTTGGTCGAGCAAACCGGCAGGGCTGAGGCGGTGGGGCGTCCAGCGCTTTACGGCACCACGGCGGTGTTCCTGGAGTATTTTGGATTGCGAAGCCTGGACGACCTGCCTGCAGCCGAGGAGTTGCGGCGCATTGTCATTGAAAAGCCGGCCGCCCCATTGACGGCGGACCCTGGGCTGGCGACAGTTCCGCCTGAACCGTTGAAGTCCGCTGAACAATCGGTTGTCGTGGAAACCTTACCTGAGGCGACTGAAAGCTCCCCCGCGACGGATAAACCCACTGCGGATTGATTCTTCGAGGCGGTTTCTCCATTCTGCCCCGGCTGTGAATATTTCCGACCATCGCAAGGCCATCGACCTTCTGGATGCGCAGATCGTCAAGTTGCTGAACGAACGCACGCGGCACGTGCTGGCAATTGGCGAAATCAAGCTCAAAGCAGGCGAGGAGATCTATGCCCCGCACCGAGAGCGCGCAGTGCTTCAGCGGATCTGCAAACTGAATGAGGGTCCGATGACCGATGATTCGCTGCGGGCCGTGTATCGCGAGGTGATGTCGAGCGCGTTGTCCTTGGAGAAATCCCTGACGATCTCGTATCTCGGGCCGGAAGCCACGTTCACACATCAAGCCGCGATCCGGCGCTTCGGGTCCAGCCTGCGCTATGCGGCGCAGAAGACGATTGCTGATGTCTTTTCAGAGGTGAGCAAGAACCGCGCGGATTACGGCGTGGTGCCTGTCGAAAATTCCACGGAGGGGGTCGTCACCCACACGCTCGACATGTTCGTCGACAGCGATCTCAAGATTGTGGCGCAAATCATCCTTCCCGTTCAGCAGTGCCTGATGAGCAATTCTCCGCGGTCACAGTTGCGGAAACTGTATTGTCATCCGCAATCACTGGCCCAATGCCGCGGCTGGATTCAAAACCACCTGCCGCAGGTTGAAATCATCGAGACCTCCTCGAACGCCCGCTCGGCCGAACTCGCCGCGAAGGAAAAAGGTGCAGCCGCTGTGGGCGGAATTCTTGCAGCGGAAAAATATGGTTTGAACGTTTTGGAGCAGGACATCCAGGATAACGCTGCCAACGCCACGCGCTTTCTCGTTCTCGGGCGTCGCTGCAGCCCGCCGACTGGCAGCGATCGCACGAGCCTCATGGTCAGCGTCAGCCACAAGGTTGGGGCATTGCATCATGCACTCGCGGCATTTCGGCGAAACAAAATCAATCTCACCAAAATCGAATCGCGGCCGAGCAAGCGCAAGGCCTGGGAATACTTCTTCTTCATCGACTGCGATGGCCATCAGCAGGATCGCAAAGTCGCTGGGGCCATCACAGCGCTGGAAGCGGAGTGCAGCTTTGTCAAAGTTCTTGGGTCATATCCGAATTCCGACTGACTCGCCATGAGCCATCTCGCCCGCGCCCGCACGGTTTTCGACATCGAGCTCGCTGCGATCAAAGCCGTGCGGGCGCAGCTCGACTCGCAATTTGACCAGGCCGTGGACTGCATTGTCGCCGCGCTCGCCAATCGCAGCAAAGTTGTCATCGTGGGCATTGGCAAATCGGGCAACGTGGGAGGCAAAATCGCCGCCACCCTGACGAGCACTGGATCCACTTCCGTCGTGCTCAACAGCGTTGACGCCCTGCACGGCGACGTCGGGATTGTGAATGACGGCGACGTCATCCTGGGCCTGAGCTATTCGGGCGAGTCGGAGGAATTGTTAAACCTGCTCCCGGCCCTGAAGCGGTTTTCAGTCCGTGTCATTTCCATGACAGGCAATGCGAAGTCTGCCCTCGCAATGCACAGCGACATCGTGCTGAACGTGCGTGTGCCGAAGGAAGCATGCCCGTTCAATCTCGCGCCGACTTCCAGCACCACCGCAATGCTCGTCATGGGTGATGCACTTGCCATGGCAGTCCTTCAGGCGCGCGGGTTCAAGAAAGCTGACTTCGCACGGTATCATCCGAGCGGAGCCATCGGACGCGCCATGCTGCTGCGCGTGGGCGACATCATGCGAAAGGGTGAGCGCAACGCGGTGGCGCGCGAGGATCTCACCGTAAAAGAGGCGCTGCTCGTCATGACCCGCGCGAAATCAGGGAGCTTGTCAGTGATCAATGGGCGCGGACGATTGGTTGGCGTGTTTACCGACGGCGATTTCCGGCGGTGGATGTCGGCGGATGATGACCTGCTTTCGCGCCGCCTCAAGTCCGTCATGACGCCGAGACCGATTGCGATTCGCGACGAGGCGCTCGCGGTTGAAGCGCTCAAGATTTTTGACGAAAGGAACATCGACGATCTCATTGTGGTCAACGCGAAGCATGAGCCGGTCGGGATGGTGGATTCGCAGGACCTTCCGAAGCTCAAGATTGTGTAGGAGCGTCAATTCTTTGCGAGGCGCGCCCGTTGGGGTTAACGTGACGCACCCATGGCAACCAGCAGCACAACCGGCCACGCGCACACGAATCGTTTGGCCCGAGAAAAATCCCCCTACCTGCTCCAGCACGCGCACAATCCCGTGGATTGGCATCCGTGGAGCGACATTGCTTTTGAAAAGGCGCGTGCGGAGAACAAGCCGATCTTTCTCAGCATTGGTTATTCAACCTGCCATTGGTGCCATGTCATGGAACGGGAATCGTTTGAAGACGAAAAGGTGGGCGCCTGGCTGAACGAGCATTTCGTGAGCATCAAGGTGGATCGCGAGGAGCGGCCGGATGTTGACAAGATCTACATGACGTTTGTGCAGGCGACCACTGGCTCGGGTGGCTGGCCCATGAGTGTTTTCCTGACGCCAAATCGGCAGCCGTTCTTTGGCGGGACCTATTTTCCACCCGACAACCGATACGGCAGGCCGGGTTTCCTGACGTTGCTCCAGCACATTCACCAGCTCTGGCAAAACCGCCGTGAAGATCTTCTCGAGTCCGCGGCGGAAATGCATTCGCGGCTTGCAGGAATGATGGCGGTTGAAAGGGGCGAGGCCGAAGCCCCGGTGAACCGCGATCTGCTTCGAAAGGCGGGAGCATTGTTGAAGGAGCATTACGACCCGCGTCACGGAGGTTTCGGGGGCGCGCCCAAATTTCCGCAACCGAGCCATCCGGCATTGCTGCTGCGTTACGCGGCGCGATTTGACGACAAGGAAGCAACACAGATGGTCCTGCACACGTGTGAACGCATGGCCGCGGGAGGCATTAACGATCAACTGGGCGGCGGCTTTTCGAGGTATGCCGTCGACGCGGAATGGCTCGTGCCTCATTTCGAAAAGATGCTTTATGACAATGCGCAACTGGTCTCGCTCTACCTCGACGCATATTTGGCGAGCGACAATCCCCTTCATGCGAAAGTGGCGCGCGATGTCCTCGCGTACGTGCAACGCGACATGACGCACCCGGATGGAGGCTTCTATTCGGCGGAGGATGCGGACTCGGAAGGACACGAGGGAAAGTTCTATTGTTGGACGCGCTCGGAGCTGGCCGGTCTCCTGACGCCCGAGGAGTTCAATGTTACGGCCCGCCACTTCGGCATCACGGAAGGCGGCAACTTCGTCGATCACAGTCATCCCGCGCCATTGGCCAATCAGAACGTGCTGAGCATCGCGAATCCAGTCGCACCAGCGGATGCTCCTCTGCTTGAATCGGCACGGGCAAAGATGATCGAGGCCCGCAGCCGGCGCATTCGCCCGCATTTGGACGACAAGGTTCTGGCCTCATGGAATGGACTGATGTTAGGCGCCTTCGCGAGAGCGTATGCAGTTCTTGGAGATCAACCCTTTCGCGAGACGGCCGAGCGGAACCTTGCATTCATTCGATCCGCGCTATGGGATGCTGATTCGCAAACGTTGTTTCATCGCTGGCGCGAGGGCGAACGCGACCAGGTTCAACTGCTTGAAGCCTACGCGTTTCTTCTGCAGGGCGTGATCGACCTGTATGAAGCCACGATTGATCCTGCCGTGCTGGAGTTTGCGGTTCAACTCGCGGAATCCTTGTTGAAACGTTTTTACGACAGCGATGCTGGCGGATTCTGGCAGAGCGCGGCGGAGTCCACGGATTTGATCCTGCGGGTGAAGGAGGCGTATGACGGCGCGGAACCGTCAGGAAATTCGGTGGCGATTCTTGCGTTATTGAAGCTGGGCGCGATTTGTGAGCGCGATGAGTTCACGGCTGCCGCGCGCAAGAGCCTGCAATTGTTTGCCGCGCGATTAGAACATTCTCCACAAGCCCTTACCTACATGCTGCATGCCGTCGATTTCAGCTGGCAGGAGCCCGTGCGCATTGTCATCGCCGGTGATTCGAAGGATCGGCATGCGATGGACTTGATCCGTGCGGCACATGGCGTGTACCAGCCGAATAGGATCGTCATGGGAAATCGGGGTTCGGTGGATGCGTTTGCCCAAACGCTGAAGGGAGAACCGAAACCGCTGGCCTACCTTTGCAGTGGAATGACGTGCCAGGCCCCGACGGCCGATCCTGAACACCTGCGCAATCTGGTAGCGGGAAATCGCGCGGCGGCAAGCGGCTAGCCCAACGCGATCTGCAACGAAACGAATGTTCGGTCAGGGGCTGGGCGCTGCAATGTCGGGCGACTTCGATTCCATTGCCGCATCCACAGCCTGCACGAGCGCCTCCCCCTGTGGCGGTTTGACGTAGTAAGCCTTTGCGCCGAGTTGATGAGCTTGTTGACGATCCCGCTCTTCTGGAGAAGACGTGAGCACGACAACGGGGAGGGTGGAGAGCGTTTCGTGCTGGCGAATCCACTGCAGCACTTCAAACCCGTGCACGTAGGGAAGCTTCAGGTCCAGAAAGACAAGCAACGGAATGGGAAACTGGGAACGGTCCTTAAACTTGCCGACCCCGCCGAGGTAGTCCAGCGCCTCCTGCCCATCCATGACCACGTGCAAAGGGAGTTGAATGTTTGCCTTTCTCAATGCCCGGCGCATGAGAAAAACATCGTCTTCGCTGTCTTCGACCAATAGCAGAGTTCGCGTCTGATCTGTCATAAATCCTCACCGTCGCCGCCCGCTCGCCATCGGGCGCGGACTGCCGTTCTTTTCTGAATACACGATTTCAAGGCGCCGGAGCGGGTGTGCTGGCTCCCGGCAACTCCAGCCAGAAGCGGCTTCCCGTGGTGCCATCCGAAACCACGCCCACCCGTCCGCCCATGCGTTCGACCGCTTTGCGCACAATCGCGAGGCCGATTCCCGTGCCCTCGTATTTGCGCTCAGGATGGATTCTTTCAAACATTCCGAACAGCCGATGCTGATATTCGGGACGAATGCCGATGCCGTTATCTTCAACCCAAAATCGCACCCATTCCCCGCGCCGCTCCGCGGCGAGTCGGACTCGTGCGGTCTGACCCGGCAATACGAACTTCACCGCGTTGCTCAGCAGATTGGATACGGCCTGTGACAGCGAAGGTTCGTGGGCCAGGACGTCGTGCAGAGGTTCAACCAACTCAATTTCTGCCTGCGGGGCCTGCATCTGCGGATATTGCAGCAGGATTTCGCGCAGCAGCTTGCTCAACGATACGGGTTGCAGCTGAATTTCACGGCGGCTCAACCTGCTGTAGATGAGGATATCCTGGATGAGCCGATCCATGCGCGCACCGCTGCGCACGATCCGCTCCAGGTAATCGCGCCCGGAATCGTCCAATTGGGCGCCGTGATCCTCGAGCACGGCACGGGCGTAGCCCTGCATGGCGCGCACTGGCGCCCGCAGGTCATGTGAGACGCTATAGGAGAATTCCTCCATCTGCGCGATCGCTTCGCGCAGGGAAGCCGTGCGCTCGTCCACGAGCCGTTCCAGCGCCTGCCCGCTTTTTTGCCTCTGCAATGCGAACGCAATCTGGCTGGCAATCGTCTGCGCCGGACGCACCTCGTCAGCAGTGAAGAAGTGCGTCGACGTGTAATAAATCATGAATTTGCCCAGCAGCTGCTTTTGGTTCGTGATGGGAACGAAAGCCAGCGCCTTGATTCCTTCCCGTTCCGCCGCTTCCCGCAGTTCAGGCGCCAGGTTCGCCTCCGCAATGTTGTTGATCCACAGTACCTCCGGATCCGGGTCGCCGGCCGCCCACGGGGAGTGGCCTTCGGCCGCGCGGCGATAGGTTTCGGACAATCCACGCCACGCACGGAAGCGCATCAGGCCCTGCTCGTCGTATAGAAGAATGGAAGCGCGATCCGCATGGTGGCAGCGGCAGATCGCATCAAGCGCGGCCTCGTGAATTTCCGGCATTGCACTCGCCCGGTTGACGGCCGCTACCAATTCATACAAGGCGCGCTGCTGCAATTCCGTCTGCTTGGATGCGGTGACATCGAGTGCCACGCCTGAAACGCCAAGTATTTCGCCCTGCGCATTGCGCCGGGGCGAAACAAACACGTCATAGAATTTTTTCCCGCCCGGCAGGCTCGTGCCGACCTCCAGCCGCCGCGCAGCGCCGCTCTCCAGCGCCTCCCGCTTCAACGCCATCAACGCCTGGCCTTCGGGTCCCGGCAATAATTCGAGATCGGTTTTGCCGAGGGCTCCCGCATGTTCTGGATGCGATGGATAAAGCCACACATAACGCAGGTTCCTGTCCTGCTCGTAAAGCGTCACCGATTCTGAGTGGGCCGCGAGACGAAAGCGCTCTTCGCTGAGCCGCAAAGCCTGTTGCGCTTTCAACCGTTCTGCAGCCTCGCGCTCCGCGGTTTCCCGGAGGCGGATGCTCTCGATGACGTCAGCCGCCTGCCGCGCGAGCAGATCCATCATCCGTTCGTCCCGTTCTGACGGCCGGTGTGGCTTGGGAAACTGGATCGAAAGAACTCCGATAAGCCGATCCTCGCAGGTGATCAACGGTGTGCTGTGCGCCGCGCGGAATCCGGCGGCGCGAGCCGCGTCCCTGTGAAATTCCATCGCTGGATGTGTTTCGACATCTTCGATGATCACGCGTTCGCGGCGAAGGAAAGCAAGGCCGCAGGTGCAGCTGCCGGGTGTGACCACTTCGCTCAGCTTGAGAAAACTGGAATCGAATCCTTCCGCCACTGCAACACGCAGACCTTTTCCATCAGCGTCGGACAAGGACAGAATGCCCATCGTCGCGTGGTGAATCTCAAGCGCCGCGCGCAGAATTTCGCGCAATGCGGCATGCAGTTTCAGGGGTGCAGCCAGGCGCGCGCTGATTTCATGCAGCTGGCGCAGGTCTGCAACCTGGCGTTCCAACTGGGACCGCACCCGGGCAAAGGGGCCGGACGCGGCCGTTTCGGGTGTGATGACGCTCAGCGTGACGATGTAGCCGCTTGGGACGAACGGCGCGGCCGAGAGTTTCAACCATCGGTTTCCCTGGCTTTCGAAATACTCCCATTCTGCGGTCCCGGATTGCTCCATCGCCGCGCACAATTCGGATTTCATGCCGCCGCCGAAGAGATCCGGTAATGCGTCCCAAACCAGCTGTCCTGCGATGTCGCCTGGTTTGCAGGAGAGAAGGTCCGCCGCGGATGCGGTCATTGACTGGACCCGCCAGGCGTTATCCAGTGCGAGAAAGCCCTCGCGCGGGGCTGCCGTCGGCGCATCGGCGACCGTTTCGAGCTGCGGCGAAACGTGGAGAACAGATCTCTCCAGAGCTGCATCTGCCTCAGGGCCAGAGCGTTCTGTGGGCGCACGATTCACGGCTGATAAGGGCGAAATGAGAAACCGCCGACCCGGATGCAGACATGGGGTAAAGACCTACCCGCCCTCAAATATAATACATTTTGTCTTTCTCATTTGCCTGATCGAGCAGGTATTGAAACGTGATGCGATCGGCTGCCGCGGTGGCGTCGGTTTTCAGCTGCCGCCAGGCTCCTGCAAGCTCGAGAGGGCATTGGGGATCGGAAAGAGCGGGAGTGTCGAAGACTTCGCCATGTACGGCCCTGAGAACGTCACCCAGCGAGATTTCGGCCGGCGGGCGCGCGAGCAGGTAGCCCCCTTCCTTGCCGCGGACGCTGCGGACGATTCCCATCGCTTTCAGTTCAATCAGGATTTGCACGAGGTAATTCGCAGGCACTTGTTGTTCGCCTGCGAGATCCTCGATGCGCACCGCGTTCCCAGACGTCACGTGACGCGCCAGTCCGAACACGGCGCGCGCGGCGTAATCGCTTTTGAGCGAGAGCTTCACCTCGCAACGTTAACGAACAGCAGCTAAATCGCAATCATTCCCGCCACGGTTGCACCCACTTGCGCCATCAAAGTTGTTCCACTAAGGTCTCCGCCCGTTGCTTGTTCGTAATCCGATTGAGAGGATTTTCATGGCGCACCTGAATGACAATTATTTGAAGCTTAAAGCCGGCTATCTCTTCCCTGAGATCGGGCGGCGTGTAAAAGCGTTTTGCGATGCAAACCCCGAGGCTGCAGCACGGCTGATTCGCTGCGGGATTGGCGACGTGACAGAACCGTTGCCGGCCGCTGTTGTCGCTTCCATGCACAAGGCCGTGGATGAAATGGCGAACCGCGGCACATTCAAGGGCTATGGTCCGGAACAGGGCTATGAATGGCTTCGCCGCGCGATAGCGCAGAACGACTTCCGGGATCGCGGCCTTGACGTGGCAGACGATGAGATTTTTGTCAGTGACGGCTCGAAGTGCGATTGCGGAAACATCCTCGACATCCTGGGCCATCGCAACCGCATCGCGATCAGCGATCCTGTTTACCCCGTGTATGTCGACACGAACGTGATGGCGGGGCATACAGGCGAAGCGAACGAAGCGGGCGCGTACAGCAAGCTGGTTTATCTGCCGTGCCGGCCATCCAACGGATTCATTCCCACGCCGCCGAAACGGCACGTCGACGTGATTTACCTCTGTTCTCCAAACAACCCGACTGGAGCGGCCGCAACGCGCGAGCAATTGGAAGCCTGGGTGAAGTATGCGCTGGATCACAAGGCGATCATTCTCTTCGACGCGGCTTACGAGGCCTACATCACGGATCCCGCGATCCCGCACTCGATTTACGAGATTCCTGGCGGACGGGAATGCGCCATTGAGTTTCGCAGTTTTTCGAAGAATGGCGGGTTCACAGGAACGCGCTGCGCTTTTACTGTCGTGCCGAAATCCCTGCTGGCACAGACACGCTCGGGTGAGTTCAAGCCGCTTCACCCGCTCTGGTCGCGCCGGATGACAACCAAATTCAATGGCGTTTCATACGTGGTGCAGCGTGCCGCAGAAGCCTTGTATTCGCCTGAGGGCAAGGAGCAGGTCAAAGCGTTGATCGAGCATTACCTCGGGAACGCCGCAGTATTGCGAACCGGTGCAAAGAAGGCCGGCCTGAAGGTTTTCGGCGGCGTCAACGCGCCGTATATCTGGGTCCAAACGCCCAAGGGAATCACAAGCTGGGAAGCGTTTGATCGTATCCTCAACAAGGCGAACGTGGTGATCACGCCTGGCAGTGGATTCGGATCAAAGGGGGAAGGTTACTTCCGCATCAGTGCCTTCAACAGCCGCGCGAACGCGGAAGAGGTTGCCCGGCGGCTTCAGGAATTGAAATGGTGACGCGGGCTGGACGTTCAGGAGAACGGCTCAGTCCGTATGTCGCGAC
This genomic stretch from Verrucomicrobiia bacterium harbors:
- the scpB gene encoding SMC-Scp complex subunit ScpB, with the translated sequence MDNEIPQPEAESSPAVLPAELKFILEALLFSAQKPLSLKEIRDALAGAVEHAEGDARAAAFKKVREPEMIATLEELARDHDAAARSYRLACIAGSWQFVTLPDYAPWLKALVGVKARPPRLSQAALETMAIIAYRQPITRAEVEQIRGVSVDGTMQTLIERGLVEQTGRAEAVGRPALYGTTAVFLEYFGLRSLDDLPAAEELRRIVIEKPAAPLTADPGLATVPPEPLKSAEQSVVVETLPEATESSPATDKPTAD
- the pheA gene encoding prephenate dehydratase is translated as MNISDHRKAIDLLDAQIVKLLNERTRHVLAIGEIKLKAGEEIYAPHRERAVLQRICKLNEGPMTDDSLRAVYREVMSSALSLEKSLTISYLGPEATFTHQAAIRRFGSSLRYAAQKTIADVFSEVSKNRADYGVVPVENSTEGVVTHTLDMFVDSDLKIVAQIILPVQQCLMSNSPRSQLRKLYCHPQSLAQCRGWIQNHLPQVEIIETSSNARSAELAAKEKGAAAVGGILAAEKYGLNVLEQDIQDNAANATRFLVLGRRCSPPTGSDRTSLMVSVSHKVGALHHALAAFRRNKINLTKIESRPSKRKAWEYFFFIDCDGHQQDRKVAGAITALEAECSFVKVLGSYPNSD
- a CDS encoding KpsF/GutQ family sugar-phosphate isomerase, with the translated sequence MSHLARARTVFDIELAAIKAVRAQLDSQFDQAVDCIVAALANRSKVVIVGIGKSGNVGGKIAATLTSTGSTSVVLNSVDALHGDVGIVNDGDVILGLSYSGESEELLNLLPALKRFSVRVISMTGNAKSALAMHSDIVLNVRVPKEACPFNLAPTSSTTAMLVMGDALAMAVLQARGFKKADFARYHPSGAIGRAMLLRVGDIMRKGERNAVAREDLTVKEALLVMTRAKSGSLSVINGRGRLVGVFTDGDFRRWMSADDDLLSRRLKSVMTPRPIAIRDEALAVEALKIFDERNIDDLIVVNAKHEPVGMVDSQDLPKLKIV
- a CDS encoding thioredoxin domain-containing protein; this encodes MATSSTTGHAHTNRLAREKSPYLLQHAHNPVDWHPWSDIAFEKARAENKPIFLSIGYSTCHWCHVMERESFEDEKVGAWLNEHFVSIKVDREERPDVDKIYMTFVQATTGSGGWPMSVFLTPNRQPFFGGTYFPPDNRYGRPGFLTLLQHIHQLWQNRREDLLESAAEMHSRLAGMMAVERGEAEAPVNRDLLRKAGALLKEHYDPRHGGFGGAPKFPQPSHPALLLRYAARFDDKEATQMVLHTCERMAAGGINDQLGGGFSRYAVDAEWLVPHFEKMLYDNAQLVSLYLDAYLASDNPLHAKVARDVLAYVQRDMTHPDGGFYSAEDADSEGHEGKFYCWTRSELAGLLTPEEFNVTARHFGITEGGNFVDHSHPAPLANQNVLSIANPVAPADAPLLESARAKMIEARSRRIRPHLDDKVLASWNGLMLGAFARAYAVLGDQPFRETAERNLAFIRSALWDADSQTLFHRWREGERDQVQLLEAYAFLLQGVIDLYEATIDPAVLEFAVQLAESLLKRFYDSDAGGFWQSAAESTDLILRVKEAYDGAEPSGNSVAILALLKLGAICERDEFTAAARKSLQLFAARLEHSPQALTYMLHAVDFSWQEPVRIVIAGDSKDRHAMDLIRAAHGVYQPNRIVMGNRGSVDAFAQTLKGEPKPLAYLCSGMTCQAPTADPEHLRNLVAGNRAAASG
- a CDS encoding response regulator encodes the protein MTDQTRTLLLVEDSEDDVFLMRRALRKANIQLPLHVVMDGQEALDYLGGVGKFKDRSQFPIPLLVFLDLKLPYVHGFEVLQWIRQHETLSTLPVVVLTSSPEERDRQQAHQLGAKAYYVKPPQGEALVQAVDAAMESKSPDIAAPSP
- a CDS encoding GAF domain-containing protein, producing MNRAPTERSGPEADAALERSVLHVSPQLETVADAPTAAPREGFLALDNAWRVQSMTASAADLLSCKPGDIAGQLVWDALPDLFGGGMKSELCAAMEQSGTAEWEYFESQGNRWLKLSAAPFVPSGYIVTLSVITPETAASGPFARVRSQLERQVADLRQLHEISARLAAPLKLHAALREILRAALEIHHATMGILSLSDADGKGLRVAVAEGFDSSFLKLSEVVTPGSCTCGLAFLRRERVIIEDVETHPAMEFHRDAARAAGFRAAHSTPLITCEDRLIGVLSIQFPKPHRPSERDERMMDLLARQAADVIESIRLRETAEREAAERLKAQQALRLSEERFRLAAHSESVTLYEQDRNLRYVWLYPSHPEHAGALGKTDLELLPGPEGQALMALKREALESGAARRLEVGTSLPGGKKFYDVFVSPRRNAQGEILGVSGVALDVTASKQTELQQRALYELVAAVNRASAMPEIHEAALDAICRCHHADRASILLYDEQGLMRFRAWRGLSETYRRAAEGHSPWAAGDPDPEVLWINNIAEANLAPELREAAEREGIKALAFVPITNQKQLLGKFMIYYTSTHFFTADEVRPAQTIASQIAFALQRQKSGQALERLVDERTASLREAIAQMEEFSYSVSHDLRAPVRAMQGYARAVLEDHGAQLDDSGRDYLERIVRSGARMDRLIQDILIYSRLSRREIQLQPVSLSKLLREILLQYPQMQAPQAEIELVEPLHDVLAHEPSLSQAVSNLLSNAVKFVLPGQTARVRLAAERRGEWVRFWVEDNGIGIRPEYQHRLFGMFERIHPERKYEGTGIGLAIVRKAVERMGGRVGVVSDGTTGSRFWLELPGASTPAPAP
- a CDS encoding Rrf2 family transcriptional regulator is translated as MKLSLKSDYAARAVFGLARHVTSGNAVRIEDLAGEQQVPANYLVQILIELKAMGIVRSVRGKEGGYLLARPPAEISLGDVLRAVHGEVFDTPALSDPQCPLELAGAWRQLKTDATAAADRITFQYLLDQANEKDKMYYI
- a CDS encoding LL-diaminopimelate aminotransferase; this translates as MAHLNDNYLKLKAGYLFPEIGRRVKAFCDANPEAAARLIRCGIGDVTEPLPAAVVASMHKAVDEMANRGTFKGYGPEQGYEWLRRAIAQNDFRDRGLDVADDEIFVSDGSKCDCGNILDILGHRNRIAISDPVYPVYVDTNVMAGHTGEANEAGAYSKLVYLPCRPSNGFIPTPPKRHVDVIYLCSPNNPTGAAATREQLEAWVKYALDHKAIILFDAAYEAYITDPAIPHSIYEIPGGRECAIEFRSFSKNGGFTGTRCAFTVVPKSLLAQTRSGEFKPLHPLWSRRMTTKFNGVSYVVQRAAEALYSPEGKEQVKALIEHYLGNAAVLRTGAKKAGLKVFGGVNAPYIWVQTPKGITSWEAFDRILNKANVVITPGSGFGSKGEGYFRISAFNSRANAEEVARRLQELKW